The DNA sequence ATTTAACCTTAACCGAAGCTTAGCCAATTAAAAAGCAAGATTAACGCCACTCTCGAGTTTCGTCAAAAAAACGATGTTTTTTAGGTGTAGTTCTTGCTAGTGTCTTAGCAAAGCAACCTTCGCAAGATTTTAACAATGCAAGTAATTACTATTGCTGGGAAAACGATATCCAGTAACGATAAGCCTTTTATTATTGCTGAACTATCGGGTAATCATCAGCGAGATTTTTCAATCGCCAAAGAAATGATAAAACAAGCAGCCGAAGCTGGGGTAGATGCGATTAAATTGCAAAGTTATACCGCTGATAGTATGACCTTGGATACAGATAAAGAAGGTTTTGTTATTCGCGATAGTAGCAATTTGTGGCAGGGGAAAAATTTACACTCATTATATGCCGAAGCCGCCACTCCCTATGAATGGCACGAAGCCTTATTTAGTTACGCAAAGTCTTTAGGGTTGATTGCTTTTAGTTCCCCTTTCGATAAAGAAGCGGTGGATATGCTAGAAGGTCTTAATGTACCTTGCTACAAGGTTGCATCCTTTGAAAACAACGATTTACCTTTAATTGAATATATCGCAAAAACAGGTAAGCCAATTATTTTGTCAACTGGAATGGCCAGTTTAGCCGAGATAGATGAAGCGGTACGCACTATTCGCGCGCAAGGTAATCAGCAAATTATTTTGCTTAAGTGCACCAGTACTTATCCCGCTTCGGCCCAAAATACCAACTTAGCCACCATTGCGCACATGCAGCAAAGCTTCGATTGTTTAGTGGGCCTGTCTGATCATACCTTGGGCATAGGCGTGAGTGTTGCCAGTATGGTCATGGGCGCGAGTGTCATTGAAAAACACTTCGTACTAGATCGTAACGCCGGCGGAGTAGATGCTGCTTTTTCACTTGAGCCTGCTGAGCTCACTAGCTTGGTCATTGAATGCAACAATGCCAAGTTAGCATTGGGAGAGGTGCGTTATGGAGGTACCGAGGCTGAAGAAAAATCGAAGATGTACCGCCGTTCTATCTATGTCAGCTGTAACATCAAAGCCGGTGAATTATTTACACCTAACAATTTGAAAATTGTTAGGCCAGGCCTAGGCATGCCGCCTAAATACTGGGAGACGGTACTGGGTCGCAAGGCGAGTAGAGATTTAGATAAAGGTACCCCGCTAAGTTGGGAGCTGTTTTCCTAGATGGAACTATGGATTAGGCTTGATGCTAGCTCAAACATCGGTTTTGGTCATTTGGTGAGAATGTCTGCCTTAGCCAAAGCGGCTGTTGCAAGAGAGTGGAAGGTTAAGCTGTTCACCACTAGCCGTTTAGCGGTGAACTTACCGCCAGGTATTGAGCTCACTTATATCGATGGTGATAAGCAACTGCTAAATCAATCACTAATCAATAAACCGGACTGGTTGTTTGTAGACGGTTATCATTTTTCCCAGCAGCAATGTGGAATATTTAACCGCATTGCAAACCGGTTGGCACACATAGACGATTTACAACAAGCTTATCCTTTAGATAGCCATCTTGTGGTTAGCCCTAGCGGAAAAGACTTCAAGGATTTTTATAGCAACACCTTCCCCCGCGCCACATTACTCTTAGGTGTGCGCTATGTTTTGCTGCGCTCTGAGTTTCAACAAGGCTTTTTGAGTTATCCAAAACGAGACATAGTATTAGTCAGTTTTGGTGGTGCCGATGTAGCGAATTTAAGTTTGGATGCAGTTGAAGCTCTGAGCAATCAAGGCCTAAGCGATATTCACTTGGTAGTAACCGATGCGATGACTATCGATCTAAATAGCCCTAAGCTTGCCAAGGTTACGCTACATCAAAATCTGGGCGCCAAGGAAATGGCGAGTTTAATGGGCAAAGCCCAATTTGCAATAGCTGCTGCGGGGTCAACAATATTTGAACTCGCTAGCCAAGGGGTTCCTTCAGTATTTGCCATTGTTGCCGATAACCAAGTTAAGGCATCTCGCGAGGCAGAAGCTTCAGGCTGGTGTTGTGCTTTCGATGCTAGAGGATGTTCAGCACAGCAAAAGCTCGTTGAACAGCTTACCTATCTGTTAGCCAGCGACTTATCTCAACGGCATGATCTTGCATTAAAAATGGTTGATGTTTATGGCGCAGAACGGGTTATTTCTGCAATGGAAAGCATCACTCAAAGCAATGGTGATATAAGGCAGGTCTAGCGGCTAAAACTGATTCATATTTTATCTGGCGGTTTCTATATAGCCTGCAAAAAAAGGTATGATATCAATTAAGATAACCACGGAATTTTATTTGTGAGTAAGCATTACCCCCAAACGACGTTTAGCCTTTTAGAGTCTAGCCAATTAGAATTGGTGCTTGGTTGGCGTAATCAAGATCGTGTGCGTAACATGATGAGAAATAGCGAGCTTATCTCATTTGAAAATCATCAAGCTTGGTTTGCCGGCTTATCTGAGCAGGAAAACTGCGATTATTTTATTTTCTATCAAGACGGCAGGCCTATCGGTGTACTTAATTTTGATATAGTCGAGCCGGGGATACTAGAGTGGGGATGTTACCTCGGCGAGACCGATGTGTGGCCAGGCTCTGGATTATTATTAGAGATAGCCGCGTTGGACTATAGTGCCAATTACATAAAACACTCTATAGACCAATTGAAAGCAGAGGTATTGTCTACCAATCCTTCGGTGTTAAAACTTCGAGATTTATTTGAGTATCAGCTTAAAGCTAGCAGTAATATCGATGGCGTAAAATCAGGTAGTAAGCCCTTGCTTCACGATTATAGGTATCCCGTTTTAAGGTGGCAGCAACAGCGAGAAAGAGTGCTGGCTAAACTGCCAAAGCAGATTACAGAAGCTGCAAAGAATATTCGCTTTATTTTATAAGGAATGATTTTGAATTTAGAACAACGTATTCGCGAGTGCTTCGAAAGTGCGGCTCAACTTTGTGGCTGCACGTTAATCGAGAATATTGAGAATCAAACTGTGTTATTGGAAAGCGGTTTGGACTCATTAGGTTTTGCATTGTTAGTCGCTCAGTTAGAAGAAGAGCTAGGCCTTGACCCATTTAGTGAAATGGAAATGGCTGTTTATCCCCGTACTTTTGGTGAGTTCCTCTCTATCTACCAGCGAAGTGCTGATAAGTAATGTGGGCGAATCTTGAACAGGCAATAAGCGGTTTTACTGATAAGGTCGCGCTTAGTGTTGAGCACGATGTGAGCTTTGACAGTTTAATTAGCTCGGCACGTGTATTGCGCAAAACTAACTCGGGGCGTCATTATGCTGTTGTTCGTTTTACAAATATGCTCCAATTTGTCACCGAGTTACTGGCTTTCGATGGTTACGTAGAACATTTGGTGTTATTACCTGATGGGGTAGATACCGATGAGGTTTTACGCCGAATTGATGCTGATATAAAAGGTGATAACTGGGAGAAAACCAGCTGGTGGTTTGCCAGTTCAGGCACCACCGGTATACCAAGCTGGAACCCACATACATCGCAACAGTTATGCAGAGCAGTGGTGACCGGAGAGTTGCAAGCTTGTTTATGTTGGGGTCTGCTTTATCAAGCGACTCGATTTGCTGGCATACAAGTTATTTTGCAAAGTCTGCTAAGTGGAGCAAAACTGGTTGACGCCGTAAGTGTAAACCCCCAAACATCTTTAAATATTATGCTAAGTAATGGGGTTAACGCTCTATCTGCAACACCATCAATTTATCGGCGCTTGATGATGGCTAAAGGCATTGAATGTTTACAGCCACAGTTTGTTAGCATCGGCGGTGAAATTGCCGAGCAAACTTTGTTAGACCAAATAAATAGCCTTTTCCCTAAAGCCAAAGTGTCTCATATTTTTGCCGCATCTGAGCTTGGTGTTGGGTTTGCTGTGTCCGACGGATTAGCTGGGTTTCCGCTAAGTTGGCTTAATAATTCTAAACGATTTCCAATGTTAAGCATTGATAGTGATGATTGTTTGTTATTAAAAGTTACTGTTGAAAAAGACTATATCAATACCGGTGATAAAGTGACGGTTAAAGAAGGTAGAGTCTACTTTCAAGGACGCCGTAGCGGCTTAATCAATGTCGGTGGCAACAAAGTGTATCCTGAATATATTGAAAGTGTGCTACACCAATGCCCTCAAGTACTTCATGCAAGGGTTTACCCTAAGTCAAATCCTATCATGGGACAACTGGTTGCTGCTGATATTGTGTCCACCGAGAAAGATCCTAAACTAGCCCAGAAGCAAATACTGGAACACTGTAATCGTATTTTACAACGCTATCAAATACCGATGTTTTTCCGCTGGCTAGATAGCATTGATGTAGCATTGACAGGTAAAGTAAAAAGAAATGAATAGTACTAAATTGGTAGTAGTAAGTGGAGCAAGTCAAGGCCTTGGCTTAGCTATCAGTGAGTCTTTGTTGAAGCATGGCTATCGGGTGCTTGGCTTATCGCGTCAACATAGTGATGGGTTCATCGAGCTAGCTAATCACTATCCTCAACAGCTAGATTGGCTACAGTGTGACTTAGCTGATTTAGATAAGATCCCTCAATTGTGTCGAGATATCGTAAAACAATTTGGCCGTCCTTATGCCCTCGTTAACAATGCCGCGATTGGCCATGATGGGGTATTGGCGACAATGCACGATAGTCAAATAGAACAAGTGATGCGACTTAATATTCAATCGCCAATAATGATGACTAAATACTTGGTTAGACCGATGCTACTTAACCAGTTGGGTAGGGTTGTCAATATCTCGTCAATTATAGCCACTACCGGCTTTAATGGGCTCAGTGTTTATGCTGCATCTAAAGCGGCGTTACAAGGATTTACGGGATCGCTTGCCAGAGAGTTGGGCAAAGCGAACATCACTGTGAATTGTGTTGCTCCAGGCTTTTTAGAAACCCAGATGACAGAAAAGCTGGAAGGAGATAAGTTAGAAAAAATACGCCGTCGAACGCCCTTGAAAAGCCTCGCGAGCCCACAGCAAGCCGCTTCAGCGGTATGTTATTTACTCAGTTTAGAAGCCAGTGCTGTTACTGGCACGACCATTACTGTTGATGCCGGAAGCACGGCGTAATCTTGTCGATGTTTTGGCTGCTTTATTGCTAAATATCAGCAGCATTTCGCAATTTTCCGGGCTATCTGGTTGAGCCAGATAGTTTGGACTCTTGGTATTGTCACCTAGGTCGGAACATGTCCCCGCAGCTTGTCTAAAGCAGCCTATATAAGATTGAAGTTACGACTCACTAGTAATGAACGCATAAGCTGCTTGGGGCTGATCAATGAGCTCGAGTAGACGTTTATGTTTTTCATTAAAGGGAGATGAGTAGGATTGGCTCATCTCTAGCGCTTTTTGGAAATCAGAGTAAGCCCGTCTTTTTAAAAAATATATCGATGCGGCGAAATAATAGTGACTCTTGCCTTTTCTTACGCTTTGCGAGTCAAGCCCAAGATTTTGTGCATAGTCACAGGCGTACAATATATCAGCAAGCGTTTGCCACCTTCTGGCGGAGTTATTGTGAGTTAGCCCTGTATAGCTAGCACTGTGCTGTCTATAGGCCCCCAGCACCTTATCTATTCGACCCAAAAAACCATACTGTGAGTTATGGATATGGTAGTAAAAGTCTTGAATTATTTTAACATCTGCCGGTAGTACACAAGGGTGCACTCTACTGTTAACAAACATTTGGCTACTCGACACCAAAAAACTACCTAACTCTACTAGATGTTGCATTGCCGCTTTGCTTGGAACAAGGTGTTGATTATAAAACTGTTCAGCAAAACTGTTGCCCAGCGATTGGCTGTTAGCATCAACAAGTGCCATATCATGGTAACAAAGTACGCAGTCGGTATTGTCTTGTAGATATTGGTATTGTGTTTCTAATTTTTCTGGGTAGGCAAAGTCGTCACCATCTAGAAACGCGATGAAGTCACCGCTGCAGTTGCTGATAGCTATTTGTTTAGTGGTATCAGAACCGTAGTTAGTATCACTTAAAATGGCGGTCAATTTGTTAGGGTACTCACTGCACAATTTTTCTATAATGTTGCGAGAGTTATCTTTTGAGCAATCATCAACAACAATCACTTCAAAGGGTACTGAGCATGTTTGGTCTAGTACACTTCGTAGGCATTGCTCAATATAGTCTTCAAATTGGTAGCAACTAACCGCAACACTAATTAACGGCTTCATTATTGATTCCATGAAAAATTGGCTACCTGTTGCTCTGCAACTAGCAGGTCTTCTAGAGTGTCAACCTCAAACCATTCATCCGCGATGGCTACAGCCGCGATAGAGTGGCCCGCTTTTATTAATCCCTGAAGCAATGAGGTCATATCAAGTTTAGCCAGTTGTTCATGGCTTAGTTGATTTAAATAATTGAGAACCTGCTGCCAGCCATTAACGGTAAACTTCAGTAGCCCCATATATTGCCCGTTGATTTCGTCCAGATTATTAACCTTGCGACCAATGTCAGTTAGGTAGCCCTGCTGCATTGAAAAGCTTTCTGCGTCATCTAATGGATTTTCGTAACGGGCTTGCCACTGACTAAGCCATTTAGGATCATAGGCTATAGCAATGTCATCATGACAACTTTGCAGGCGTTTAACCGCATCGGCTGAATAAACTATATCAGAATAACTGATAATACAGCTTTCCTCCGCAATGTAATTTTTGGCCTGCAGCATAGAGTAGACCATGTTACTACTTGCCCAAAGTGGGTTGTGGAAACGCTTCTCGAAGAGCGGCTTAAAGCTGTCTGAAAAATAGCCTGTAGTCACGGCTAATTGGTTGATTCCGGCACCGCTTAATGCCAGCTTTTGCCATTCAACAAGCCGTTTTTGGGCCACAGGGGTAAAACACTTGGGTTGTTTAGCTGTGAGTTCACCTAAACGAGAGCCTCGCCCAGAAGCTAGTATAAGTGCGCGCATGGATACTCCTGTTTTACAAATAGTCGATTTAGAAATTCTATGTTTCGCGAGCTGAAGGGTTCTATTCGCTCCGGATGCCACATAATTCCAATTTGCTTGGCCTCTCTACTTTCAATTGCTTTAATAACCCCATCATGACTAATTGCCCAGGCTTTAAAGGGCATTTCAACCTGTTTAGCACCGTAATTGTGGTAGCTATTAAGGGGAATTGAGCACCCATTTACTAAAACTTCCTGATTAGGGTCAACGTGTCCCTCTAGTTTAATGAGTTTCTCTCCATTTAACTGTTGTAAGACTTGCATGCCCCTACATATACCGAGCAATGGTTTGTTGTGTTGTTTAGCTAGTTCAACTAATTGTTCTTCGGTGCGACTTCTTACATCATTGTCGCGAAGACTAAACTCACCTCCACCGGTTAATATCACACCCGCAGGCTTTAGTGTTTGCCATAATGCGCTGGCTGTCTCAGTATGATTTGCTACCAGAATAGGTAAAATCCCTGCACGCATGAGTAATAGATTCCAGCGTTCATCAAGGCTATCGTGGGCCTCTTGATATTGCATAGTATGGCGCCCTAGTGATACAAGTACCGGCGTCATGCTTGTAGGGTCACTTTTTTATTGCTGCAGTCTATATGTAAGCGTTTAGCTTTAGACCAGTTGTGATAAAGCTGCTGGCCTGCACCAATGATAGCGGGTAATCCCAGTTCATTCGCGCGAATTGCCATATGGGAGTTACAACCACCAAACTCAGTAATTAATCCTGCAATACCTTTGGCAAATAACCAGTCAAAACCTGGATCAGCACTAGGTATACACACGATTTTTCCTTCTAAGTCTTGTTGGTTCTTTGTAGAGGTGACTTCCGCACTTACCACTCCTTGGGTAATAAAGTTGGGCTCACTAGCTAGTAACTTAAAATTATAGATATCATCTAAGTGGCAAATTAATGCGGGTAAGTGTATTTGTTGAGCAAGTGCTTGCTTTTGTTTCCCACTATCAATTGATTGCTGAAGCGCCTTCTTGGGGTTATCAGCGCAGCCACTAAAGTTGCGAATTACGTTGATATCTGCAAATGCCATATCATCTCGGCTGAATCCATGAACCTCACCTAGTTTAGCTATTTTCTCAATTGCATCACTGAGAGATTTACTAAAAACAAACTTGGCTAATTCACGCCCTTCGATGGCGGAGCCTATAAAGTGTAGAAATGAATCAACACTGTGATTCAAGCAGTGCTGCTCAAGTAGCTTGTTTAGTTTGTTATATTGCTGTAAGTCTAGGCTAAAGCGAGGGGAAGCCTTAGGTTCAGAAGGTTGTTGTGTCCAGCTAAAATATAGGTCTGGCTCAGAATCATACCTTGGCGAACAAATATCATATGTGCCGGGTCTTAAGTGACCATATTTTTGTAAGAAAATATTTTTGTCTAAAGAGTGGAAATCGTTAGCTAGTTGGCCACTAACAGTTTGCAGTGACTCGAGGTAAAGTTGATATTGCTCTTCGTTGATAATTCCTTCATTAATTAATGACTGAAGTAATTGCACCGCAATAAACCCCGCCCTTGCTAAACCGGCAAAGGGGAGTGTGCCATAGCGCTTACAGTCTTCTAGTAACCAATATATTTGTTGCTCTGGTTCGTCAATTTGCTGACTAACAATTTTTTGACGTTGCTTTAGCTTTTCTATTCGATGTAGATCTTGGATCCATAAGCCAGAACGTGGATCGATAATACGATTGGTTAAATTTCTTAAACTAGATGTTAACGTGTGGCATTCAAGTTCAGTGAAGCCGGCTTCACGAAAGCTGTTTAAGCGCGTTTCAATATCAAGGCTGTAACAAGACAACACAATATCGAACTCAACTTTGTCATGAAAACTGGGGTTAGCGACTAGCTTATCGAGGTAATAGTCTACCAATTTGTCCGCCAAGGCAGGAGGCAAGTCGTTGGGTATGAAAGAGTTAAAGCTTGTTCTTACATCAATGTAAGGCAAGCCATGTAAATCTATCATAAGTGGAAAACTTCTTAGGTTTTTATAACCGTAATTGTTTCGTTGATAGGCCCAAGTGCTGTCGGTGACGAGGTCTTTGTAAAGGCTCATTGCTAAGGGCTTTGGTCTTAAACCTATTATTTCTGCTGGGTTCCAGTCTGGCATTACCCCTAACACTGTTTGTTTACCACTAAGGTAAGGGTGAGGTTTGAACAGGCCTTTTAGTTTGGTTTCTATGTCACTCAGCGCTTGCTTTACTTGGGTAGTGTCTGCTTGTTGGGCAACAATAAGCGGCCTAACTTGTAATAAAACAGGAGCTGCTTCGCCTTCAGTAAAAGCAAATTCAATATCTAATTCTGTCTGAGGGTAGATAAGTTTTAAATCGGCCAATAAATCCCAAATCAATTTGTGCCGAAGGCAAGCTGTATCGCGCGAAGCTAAGTAATGAGTACTAAAGTTATTACTCTCGCCAGCAGTCACTGTATCAGTATGGCCATCCTCGGATTCACTAATAACAACATATGGCGCTCCAGTAGCAGGCACACAACTAAATGCAACCCCACAACTAATAACAGATTGTAATTGAGGCTGAATTAATACTTGCTCAGCATTGCTTAAGTGAGGGCGGTAACTGTTGAAAACTTTAGTTACAGCTTCGATGAGTTCTTGAGCATTCGTAACGTTCTTAATACTCTCAAATTTTCCTGCATTAGATTGCTGGTTAGAATCTTCTTGTGAGCAACTACTTCTTACAATTAAGTTATTGTTGGATAATTGGACAAAAATTTGGTTAAAGTCAGCTTCGGTAGCGTGTGACACTTGCGAATAACTCATCAACACGCCATCCAAAACTATAGCATTCAGTTTAGCTTCTTTTAGAGAAAGCAGAGTTTGACCTTTATTTGAAAAGGTAAACTGACATTGATTTGAGCTATCCAGCATGGCCAATTTTTCCTTGAGATTTTAAAGTTATACTATCAAGCAATTTTTTAGCCAAATCTTGAGGGTGTGTATTGCCACTGTCAAAAATATAATCTGGGTGTAACGGGTACTCAATCGCCAACTCGTTTTTTGCTGAATCTAATGACTCAAATGCACCGCCAGGTTGATATAAGCCCTTTTTATTTCTATGTGACAAGGTTCTCTGTGAGGGCTTAAGTAGTACTTCCGTATAAAGTTTATTATTTTCACGATTCCAAAGGTGAACCTCGTGATACATTGCCACAACCGATACAACGACTAGGTGGCCCTGTTCTGCCAGCATGTTGGCTAAACCTGCGTACTGTAAAGACAATTTCTTTCGTCCCTGTGCGCTATAATCTTGATCGTTTAATGCTGCGCGCAAGCTATCTCCGTCTAACAATACCGGATGATAAGGTTGCAATAGACTGACTAGTTGGTTTGCTAGTGTTGTTTTTCCGGCACCAGGTAAGCCAGTGATCCAAATGACACGTCCTTTCATACTATAGGTTCTCTTGTAAGTACCACCAGTCGGGGTGTTTTTTGTTTGTAAGGATGTAATCCAGATTATCTACTAAGTACTTTTCGGCGCAGCCTCTATTAAATACTACTTGATTTACAAAGTCGGTATTACAGCTAACTTTTCCATCAAGAATTTTTTTGACCGCAGAAATCAATTGTTGAGTTGTTTCAACGCAGACCCCAAAGTGCTCTCTGTCTCTTATATACAAAACATTTGGTAGGGCTTCTTGCAATTTGGTCTGGTTTGGAGAAAAGAAAATTACAGGACGGCCTGTAGTTAAGGCGAAGGAATAGGCTATTGCAGATGTATCTGTAATCATCATGATGCTTTTCGCAAATGTCTCTATATAGTCAGTTCTTTTATCATCAATTGAACACATAGGGTGCTCTTTGCAAAAAGAAAGAATACGTCTGAACGCTTTGGCTCGTTGAGTTTTAATGCCTGACTCGACTAAGTCTAAATCTTCCGGATGAGGTCTAAAAATAATTTTTCTGTCAGGAAATGTACGTAGAATGTCTCGTAAAAATTCCTCGGCATGTAATATCGAATAACTATATTTGGTTTGCTGTGCTGTTAATAGTGAAGATAAAGTTGGAGCATATACAATGCATTCTGGCTCTGGATGCTTTAAAGCGATTTCGTTATAACGCTGTTGATTGTCATCCTGTCGAATATAGCCACCAGGAATTAGCACTATATTGTTGTTCAATTTTTTTTCAAAACAAATTCTCTTGTGTAGTTCCATACAAGGTTTAGAGGGCATGTAAATATAGTGATTTTCTGCTTGACGCATACCTTGAGAAGTTTCCTCTGAAAATAGAAGAAAGTCATAAATCATATGCATTAAGGTGAGCTTGGTGGTTGAAGGAGGTGAGCAGGGGTAAAAATTCGTTGTTACTGTAAGATCGGCCCAATTTGAATTCAGCATTCTTTCTTGGCTGTATATGTTATAGCTTTCAGGCTGATCGCCTGAAAAACACATCTCATCGCTAAAAGTCGCAATGTTATGGTTAACTGCGAGGGTTTCTCTTAGTTGTCCCGCATGTTTTCTAAAGCCGCCACCACGTCCTAAGAAATTAAATCCAATGCTGAACTGCTTGCTATCACTGCTTGATTTAACCCGATTTTTCACAAAAAAACGCTGTTCGAAATCAGCAAATGATAGATGTGGTGAATAAAGCTCCGTTAATGCTTTGTCTTTATTGATCGTGAGCATCGATGCCAGAGTCACGACTGCAGAATCGTAGTTCAATTGTAAAATTTGTTTTTGTGCAACTCCTTGCTCAAGTAACCGTTCTTCAGCGGCTTTTGCATATTGAGGGATAGATATGGCGACGAGGAATAATCCATTGCTTGATGTTAGCGCCTCAGCTTTAACAACAGGCCTGCTGTTTATCGGTGATTTAGCATATTCATCTACAAATATATATTCGATTTTATACTGTTGGAGAATGCTGGCTAGTTTGGCTGCAAAGCTTCCAGCACCAACGATGTATGTAGGTATTGTTTCCATATCTATCCCAATATTAATTAGCTTTTTTTGCGAGAAACCCAGGCTCTTGTCTTGTATTCTGCAATGATCCCTTTATTGCCTATTTTTTCCTTTATAAAATCTAAAAATAGGCCGAATTTCTCTTTGCCGAGTTGAACTTGAATGTCATTTACCGATTCCCATACACCGATGTATTGCTCGGTAGTGAAATGTTTCTTATGTCGCCCTTCTAGGTAGAGTACGTTATCAAACAGAGGACTCTCTGTTAACTTATCGAAAATGGTCGATGTCATACCTGAAGAACCAGAGGAGACCCTTTTCATATTAGGTTCAAGTACATATAAATAGTTTTCTATATCTTTTAGAATTGGATTGTTATCGATAAAACGAGGATTCCACAGCGCGACAAAAAGACCGTTTGGTTTTAAGATGCGATGAAACTCTTCGGTTCCTTTTTCAAAATCGACCCAATGGAAAGAAGAGGCCATTGATACCAAATCAACACTTTGGTCTGCTAAATTTGTGTGTTCACCACTACCATCTCTCCACTCAATATTTGCAACTGAATGCGCACTTCCATGACTTCGCATTTCTTCATTTGGCTCAATAGCATTCACCAATTTGGGATTCATTGCAGCTAGCATTCTGGTCCATATCCCGGTCCCTGCGCCAACGTCTGCAAAGTTGCATTCGGAAATGTCCCTGTCCAACAAACCCAACACTGCCTCTAGCACGTTAGGGGAATAATCTGGTCTATATTGGTCGTAAGCTTCCGCTAGTTGACTGAAATCTCCATGTTTCATAAAGTTTCCTTTTGAATTGTTTTTGTGTTTAGTATGCTCGTTACTTGTGAGCGCAAATATTCTTGGGAGTGTCCTAGGTTAAAAATTTGACTATGTCGTAGTTGTTGAATACGCGATTTGAAGGCATCTTTTTGTTCAAGCAAGCGGTGTACGTCGAGGGCCAAGTTTTCAATTTTTTGGTTAATAAAGCCTATTTTTTGTCTATCGTTAAAGTAGTCGTTTTTTAAAGCACTGTTAGATAATTCATGCTCGTTGAAAGATAAAAAGAGTACGGGCTTCAAGCTAGTAAATGCAAAGCTGTAAGCACTAGAAGAACTATCACTCAACATAATATTAGCGTTTGCAAAACTTTCATTTTGATTGCCTCTGTCTATTTGAAAACGGGGCTCTGAATTTTCCAGTGCTAATAACCATTGAAATATTTCACAGGCTTGCCCTGGGGCATTGGCGTTTGCTAAAGATAAATCTTCTGGATGTGGGCGAAAAACAACTTGATATTGCTCACCTAAGGCTAATAACTCATTCATAATGTGTTGAGCGAAATTTATGCTATATAAATGTTTGCATTCTTCAGA is a window from the Agarivorans sp. TSD2052 genome containing:
- a CDS encoding gamma-glutamyl-gamma-aminobutyrate hydrolase family protein (Members of this family of hydrolases with an active site Cys residue belong to MEROPS family C26.), which codes for MQYQEAHDSLDERWNLLLMRAGILPILVANHTETASALWQTLKPAGVILTGGGEFSLRDNDVRSRTEEQLVELAKQHNKPLLGICRGMQVLQQLNGEKLIKLEGHVDPNQEVLVNGCSIPLNSYHNYGAKQVEMPFKAWAISHDGVIKAIESREAKQIGIMWHPERIEPFSSRNIEFLNRLFVKQEYPCAHLY
- a CDS encoding CDP-glycerol glycerophosphotransferase family protein → METIPTYIVGAGSFAAKLASILQQYKIEYIFVDEYAKSPINSRPVVKAEALTSSNGLFLVAISIPQYAKAAEERLLEQGVAQKQILQLNYDSAVVTLASMLTINKDKALTELYSPHLSFADFEQRFFVKNRVKSSSDSKQFSIGFNFLGRGGGFRKHAGQLRETLAVNHNIATFSDEMCFSGDQPESYNIYSQERMLNSNWADLTVTTNFYPCSPPSTTKLTLMHMIYDFLLFSEETSQGMRQAENHYIYMPSKPCMELHKRICFEKKLNNNIVLIPGGYIRQDDNQQRYNEIALKHPEPECIVYAPTLSSLLTAQQTKYSYSILHAEEFLRDILRTFPDRKIIFRPHPEDLDLVESGIKTQRAKAFRRILSFCKEHPMCSIDDKRTDYIETFAKSIMMITDTSAIAYSFALTTGRPVIFFSPNQTKLQEALPNVLYIRDREHFGVCVETTQQLISAVKKILDGKVSCNTDFVNQVVFNRGCAEKYLVDNLDYILTNKKHPDWWYLQENL
- a CDS encoding class I SAM-dependent methyltransferase, which produces MKHGDFSQLAEAYDQYRPDYSPNVLEAVLGLLDRDISECNFADVGAGTGIWTRMLAAMNPKLVNAIEPNEEMRSHGSAHSVANIEWRDGSGEHTNLADQSVDLVSMASSFHWVDFEKGTEEFHRILKPNGLFVALWNPRFIDNNPILKDIENYLYVLEPNMKRVSSGSSGMTSTIFDKLTESPLFDNVLYLEGRHKKHFTTEQYIGVWESVNDIQVQLGKEKFGLFLDFIKEKIGNKGIIAEYKTRAWVSRKKS
- a CDS encoding adenylyl-sulfate kinase; the encoded protein is MKGRVIWITGLPGAGKTTLANQLVSLLQPYHPVLLDGDSLRAALNDQDYSAQGRKKLSLQYAGLANMLAEQGHLVVVSVVAMYHEVHLWNRENNKLYTEVLLKPSQRTLSHRNKKGLYQPGGAFESLDSAKNELAIEYPLHPDYIFDSGNTHPQDLAKKLLDSITLKSQGKIGHAG
- a CDS encoding PEP/pyruvate-binding domain-containing protein: MLDSSNQCQFTFSNKGQTLLSLKEAKLNAIVLDGVLMSYSQVSHATEADFNQIFVQLSNNNLIVRSSCSQEDSNQQSNAGKFESIKNVTNAQELIEAVTKVFNSYRPHLSNAEQVLIQPQLQSVISCGVAFSCVPATGAPYVVISESEDGHTDTVTAGESNNFSTHYLASRDTACLRHKLIWDLLADLKLIYPQTELDIEFAFTEGEAAPVLLQVRPLIVAQQADTTQVKQALSDIETKLKGLFKPHPYLSGKQTVLGVMPDWNPAEIIGLRPKPLAMSLYKDLVTDSTWAYQRNNYGYKNLRSFPLMIDLHGLPYIDVRTSFNSFIPNDLPPALADKLVDYYLDKLVANPSFHDKVEFDIVLSCYSLDIETRLNSFREAGFTELECHTLTSSLRNLTNRIIDPRSGLWIQDLHRIEKLKQRQKIVSQQIDEPEQQIYWLLEDCKRYGTLPFAGLARAGFIAVQLLQSLINEGIINEEQYQLYLESLQTVSGQLANDFHSLDKNIFLQKYGHLRPGTYDICSPRYDSEPDLYFSWTQQPSEPKASPRFSLDLQQYNKLNKLLEQHCLNHSVDSFLHFIGSAIEGRELAKFVFSKSLSDAIEKIAKLGEVHGFSRDDMAFADINVIRNFSGCADNPKKALQQSIDSGKQKQALAQQIHLPALICHLDDIYNFKLLASEPNFITQGVVSAEVTSTKNQQDLEGKIVCIPSADPGFDWLFAKGIAGLITEFGGCNSHMAIRANELGLPAIIGAGQQLYHNWSKAKRLHIDCSNKKVTLQA